One Piscinibacter lacus genomic window, CCATCGGCGCTTGCAGGCGTTCGGGCGGGCGGGCGTGAACCTCGTTGTGCAGGGATTCGCGCCAGGGATGCGATCGGGGCATGTCAGGGTTTCTCCTGGGCGGATCATAGACAGGCCCCGAGAAGGACGCGGGGCCCGCCCCCTTGCCGGGAACGGGCCCCAGGGGCCGGCGCGTCCGCTTGCGGGACGGGCGGCCGTGGCCGGGCCGTTCAGTCGGCGTCCTTGAAGGCTTGCTCGCGGCGGTTCTTCACCGAGGGCAGCGCGACGATGACGATCAGCAGCACCGCCGCCACCAGCAGGCCGGCCGACAGCGGCCGCGTGGCAAAGGTGCTCCAGTCGCCGCGCGACAGCAGCAGCGCGCGGCGCAGGTTCTCTTCCATCATCGGCCCCAGGATGAAGCCCAGCAGCAGGGGCGCCGGCTCGCAGCCCAGCTTGTAGAAGGCATAGCCCACCACGCCGAAGCCGGCGGCCATGAAGACGTCGAAGTTGTTGTTGTTCAGCGTGTAGAGGCCGATGCAGCAGAAGGTCAGGATGGCAGGGAAGAGCACGCGGTAGGGCACCGTCAGCAGCTTGATCCACACGCCGATCAGCGGCAGGTTCAGGATCACCAGCATCAGGTTGCCGATCCACATCGAGGCGATCAGGCCCCAGAACAGCGCCGGGTCGCTGGTCATCACCTGTGGGCCGGGCTGGATGCCCTTGATCGTCATCGCGCCGACCATCAGCGCCATCACCGCATTCGGCGGGATGCCGAGCGTGAGCATGGGGATGAAGCTGGTCTGCGCGCCGGCGTTGTTGGCCGACTCCGGGCCGGCCACGCCCTGGATGGCGCCCTTGCCGAAGCGCTCGGGCGTCTTCGACACCTTCTTCTCGACCGTGTAGGCCGCGAAGGAAGCCAGCAGCGCGCCGCCGCCCGGCAGCACGCCGAGGATGGAGCCCAGCGCGGTGCCGCGCAGCACGGCGGGGGCCGCGTCGCGGAAATCCTGCTTGGTCGGCCACAGGCCCTTCACGTCCTTGGTGAAGACCTCGCGGTGCTCGGCGGGCTTGCCGAGGTTGGCGATGATCTCGCCGAAGCCGAACACGCCCATGGCGATCGCGACGAAGCTGATGCCGTCGGTCAGCTCGGCGATGTCGAAGCTGTAGCGCGGGATGCCGGAGATCACGTCGGTGTTGACCTGGCCGATCAGCAGGCCCAGCACGATCATCGCGATCGCCTTGACCAGCGAGCCCGAGGCCAGCACCACGGCGCCGATCAGGCCCAGCACCATCAGGCTGAAGTACTCGGCCGGGCCGAACTGGAAGGCCAGCTCGGTCAGCGGCGGCGCGAAGGCCGCGATGATCAGCGTGCCGACGCTGCCGGCGAAGAAGCTGCCCAGCGCGGCCGTCGACAGCG contains:
- a CDS encoding tripartite tricarboxylate transporter permease; the protein is MDLINNLTLGFQTALTFQNLAYGFFGCLLGTLIGVLPGLGPVATMAMLLPSIYALDATPALIMLAGIYYGAQYGGSTTAILINVPGESSSVVTAIDGYQMARQGRAGAALSTAALGSFFAGSVGTLIIAAFAPPLTELAFQFGPAEYFSLMVLGLIGAVVLASGSLVKAIAMIVLGLLIGQVNTDVISGIPRYSFDIAELTDGISFVAIAMGVFGFGEIIANLGKPAEHREVFTKDVKGLWPTKQDFRDAAPAVLRGTALGSILGVLPGGGALLASFAAYTVEKKVSKTPERFGKGAIQGVAGPESANNAGAQTSFIPMLTLGIPPNAVMALMVGAMTIKGIQPGPQVMTSDPALFWGLIASMWIGNLMLVILNLPLIGVWIKLLTVPYRVLFPAILTFCCIGLYTLNNNNFDVFMAAGFGVVGYAFYKLGCEPAPLLLGFILGPMMEENLRRALLLSRGDWSTFATRPLSAGLLVAAVLLIVIVALPSVKNRREQAFKDAD